In Holophagales bacterium, one DNA window encodes the following:
- a CDS encoding long-chain fatty acid--CoA ligase produces MEFVDYRSVHEMLKRTVDRCGERTAFRTLLDGSGRSVSVTWKEFYGEVRTAARAMLALGVGRDEKVCILSYSCYRWVLVDLAVQSMGSATVGIYQSLLAKDCRHIVDHSDAVLVFVQNRQQLDKMLEVRGEIPRVRRVVVMEGDVEDDGWVMGFEAFLAFGAKATDEELDERIAAVRPGDIAALVYTSGTTGVPKGAMLTHDNITFTAQSVLGSADIRPDDEVILFLPLAHIFARTCAFTALIAGVATTFARSLETLPEDLKLVRPHWFPSVPRVYEKVFTKIVSGAEAKGGAALAIFRWAVRVGGEVSDCKVAKRPVPAWTSFQYGLANRLVFHKVQEALGGRVRWCISGGAPLTPSIGRFFHAAGVLILEGIGMTENTSFTNVNRVDDYRFGWVGPTGPGIEQKLGPDGEVLYRGRNVMKGYYKMPAESAETIADGWLHTGDLGEIDAHGHLRITGRKKDLIITAGGKNIAPSAIEGALTTSKYIAQACVIGDRRPFLTALVTLNGPNVEEWARGRGIAFRNLTDLFGETQTHDLIRAEIALRNRDLPSFETIKDFRLVEEFTIENGLLTPTMKVKRNLAMERYADLIREMYQGA; encoded by the coding sequence ATGGAATTCGTCGACTACCGCAGTGTGCACGAGATGTTGAAGCGCACGGTCGATCGCTGTGGCGAGCGGACCGCCTTCCGGACCCTGCTCGACGGCAGCGGGCGCAGCGTGTCGGTGACCTGGAAGGAGTTCTACGGCGAGGTGCGGACTGCCGCCAGGGCGATGCTCGCCCTCGGCGTCGGGCGCGACGAGAAGGTCTGCATCCTGAGCTACAGCTGCTACCGCTGGGTGCTGGTCGACCTCGCGGTGCAGAGCATGGGGTCGGCGACCGTCGGGATCTACCAGTCGCTGCTGGCCAAGGACTGCCGGCACATCGTCGACCATTCCGACGCGGTGCTCGTCTTCGTGCAGAACCGCCAGCAGCTCGACAAGATGCTCGAGGTGCGCGGCGAGATTCCGCGGGTGCGGCGCGTCGTGGTGATGGAAGGCGACGTCGAGGACGACGGTTGGGTGATGGGCTTCGAAGCGTTCCTCGCGTTCGGCGCGAAGGCGACCGACGAGGAGCTCGACGAGCGGATCGCCGCCGTCCGCCCGGGCGACATCGCCGCCCTCGTCTACACCTCGGGAACGACCGGGGTGCCGAAGGGCGCCATGCTCACGCACGACAACATCACCTTCACCGCGCAGTCGGTGCTCGGCTCGGCCGACATCCGTCCCGACGACGAGGTGATCCTCTTCCTGCCGCTCGCCCACATCTTTGCCCGCACCTGTGCCTTCACCGCGCTGATCGCCGGCGTCGCGACGACCTTCGCGCGCAGCCTCGAGACGCTGCCGGAGGACCTCAAGCTGGTGCGGCCGCACTGGTTCCCCTCGGTGCCACGGGTCTACGAGAAGGTCTTCACCAAGATCGTCAGCGGCGCCGAAGCCAAGGGCGGGGCGGCCCTGGCGATCTTCCGCTGGGCGGTGCGCGTCGGCGGCGAGGTGAGCGACTGCAAGGTCGCCAAGCGCCCGGTCCCGGCGTGGACTTCCTTCCAGTACGGCCTCGCGAACCGGCTCGTCTTCCACAAGGTGCAGGAGGCGCTCGGCGGGCGGGTGCGCTGGTGCATCAGCGGCGGCGCGCCGCTGACGCCATCGATCGGGCGCTTCTTCCACGCCGCCGGCGTGCTGATCCTCGAAGGGATCGGCATGACCGAGAACACCTCGTTCACCAACGTCAACCGCGTCGACGACTACCGCTTCGGTTGGGTCGGTCCGACCGGGCCGGGCATCGAGCAGAAGCTCGGCCCCGACGGCGAAGTGCTCTACCGCGGTCGCAACGTGATGAAGGGCTACTACAAGATGCCGGCGGAAAGCGCCGAGACCATCGCCGACGGCTGGTTGCACACCGGCGATCTCGGCGAGATCGATGCCCACGGACATCTACGCATCACCGGCCGCAAGAAGGACCTGATCATCACCGCCGGCGGCAAGAACATCGCGCCGTCGGCGATCGAGGGCGCGCTCACCACCTCGAAGTACATCGCCCAGGCCTGCGTCATCGGCGACCGGCGGCCCTTCCTGACCGCCCTGGTGACACTCAACGGGCCGAACGTCGAGGAGTGGGCACGCGGGCGCGGCATCGCGTTCAGGAACCTCACCGACCTCTTCGGCGAGACCCAGACCCACGATCTGATCCGCGCCGAGATCGCCCTGCGTAACCGCGATCTCCCCTCCTTCGAGACGATCAAGGACTTTCGCCTCGTCGAGGAGTTCACCATCGAGAACGGGCTGCTGACCCCGACGATGAAGGTCAAGCGCAACCTCGCCATGGAGCGCTACGCCGACCTCATCCGCGAGATGTACCAGGGCGCCTGA
- a CDS encoding NAD-dependent malic enzyme: MKTFSIKVDPLTGEEFWEVYLRGQLLLNDPLLNKASAFTQEERRALDLDGFLGAGTSDVDTQLKRILDAYARKSDDLDKFIYLQSLMDRNEVLFYRLLVNNLTEMVPIVYTPTVGLACQQLSRITRRYRGVYLSPDTIGRIDQILESVSLPNVSLIVVTDGERILGLGDLGSDGMGIPVGKVKLYVAAGGLHPACCLPMCLDVGTHNQALLDDPLYLGWKHPRLEGSAYWEFLEKFVLGVKRHFPDALVQWEDFAKHKAFTLLERYRERVLSFDDDIQGTGAVALAAVTTAVRIKKSRFADQRFLIAGLGQAGIGIAQNIRTQLKAEGLSDAEVHQRIFAVDLPGLICDDMPDLTPWQQPFAQPRAALAGWTLASPDRIDLPDVVRNARPTVLVGVTAQPGLFGREVLEIVTRYEPEPVVLALSNPTSSCECTPTEMAAVTGGRGFIATGSPFADVHVDGRVLVTSQCNNLYVFPGVGLGALVAKATKVTDAMFLAASRTLSALVTPEQEARGCLLPPMEDIRAVSRAVAKAVAIEARDAGLGRLVDDATYDEIIARAQWEPRYSPFRPGGDPAPAGPGWRRML; this comes from the coding sequence GTGAAGACCTTCTCCATCAAAGTCGACCCGCTCACCGGCGAAGAATTCTGGGAAGTGTACCTGCGCGGCCAACTGCTGCTGAACGACCCGTTGCTCAACAAGGCTTCGGCGTTCACCCAGGAGGAGCGACGCGCGCTCGACCTCGACGGCTTCCTCGGCGCCGGCACGTCGGACGTCGACACGCAGTTGAAGCGCATCCTCGACGCCTACGCGCGCAAGTCCGACGACCTCGACAAGTTCATCTACCTGCAGTCGTTGATGGACCGCAACGAGGTGCTCTTCTACCGTCTCCTGGTCAACAACCTCACCGAGATGGTGCCGATCGTCTACACGCCGACGGTCGGCCTCGCCTGCCAGCAGCTCAGCCGCATCACCCGCCGCTATCGCGGCGTCTACCTGAGCCCCGACACGATCGGGCGGATCGACCAGATCCTGGAGAGCGTCTCGTTGCCGAACGTCTCGCTGATCGTCGTCACCGACGGCGAGAGGATCCTCGGGCTCGGCGACCTCGGCTCGGACGGCATGGGCATCCCCGTCGGCAAGGTCAAGCTCTACGTCGCCGCCGGCGGGCTCCACCCGGCCTGCTGCCTGCCGATGTGCCTCGACGTCGGCACCCACAACCAGGCGCTGCTCGACGATCCGCTCTATCTCGGCTGGAAGCACCCGCGTCTCGAAGGGAGCGCGTACTGGGAGTTCCTCGAGAAGTTCGTCCTCGGCGTGAAGCGTCACTTCCCCGATGCCCTCGTCCAGTGGGAAGACTTCGCCAAGCACAAGGCGTTCACGCTGCTCGAGCGCTATCGCGAGCGGGTGCTCTCGTTCGACGACGACATCCAGGGCACCGGTGCCGTCGCGCTCGCCGCCGTCACCACCGCGGTGCGGATCAAGAAGAGCCGGTTCGCCGACCAGCGGTTCCTCATCGCCGGTCTCGGCCAGGCCGGCATCGGCATCGCCCAGAACATCCGGACGCAGCTCAAGGCCGAGGGCCTGTCGGACGCCGAGGTCCACCAGCGGATCTTCGCCGTCGACCTGCCGGGCCTGATCTGCGACGACATGCCCGACTTGACGCCATGGCAGCAGCCGTTCGCCCAGCCCCGCGCGGCCCTCGCCGGCTGGACGCTCGCCTCGCCGGACCGCATCGACCTCCCGGACGTGGTGCGCAACGCCCGGCCGACGGTCCTCGTCGGGGTGACGGCGCAGCCGGGCCTCTTCGGCCGGGAGGTGCTCGAGATCGTCACGCGGTACGAGCCCGAGCCGGTGGTGCTCGCGCTGTCGAACCCGACGAGCAGCTGCGAGTGCACGCCGACCGAGATGGCCGCCGTGACCGGCGGGCGCGGCTTCATCGCCACCGGCAGCCCGTTTGCCGACGTGCACGTCGACGGGCGTGTCCTGGTGACCTCGCAGTGCAACAACCTCTACGTCTTCCCGGGGGTCGGCCTCGGCGCTCTCGTGGCGAAGGCGACGAAGGTTACCGACGCGATGTTCCTCGCCGCCAGCCGCACCCTGAGCGCGCTGGTGACGCCCGAGCAGGAGGCGCGCGGCTGCCTGCTCCCGCCGATGGAGGACATCCGCGCCGTCTCCCGCGCCGTGGCGAAAGCGGTCGCCATCGAAGCGCGCGACGCCGGTCTCGGCCGCCTCGTCGACGACGCGACCTACGACGAGATCATCGCCCGCGCGCAGTGGGAGCCCAGGTATTCGCCGTTCCGACCGGGTGGCGATCCGGCGCCGGCGGGGCCGGGGTGGCGGCGGATGCTCTGA
- a CDS encoding S9 family peptidase has protein sequence MNVTATPWRASRALALAALFVLTSPLGAATPGDPTPATATRGPMTAETLWKLARIGPPAISPDGAWAVVGVTRIDLAKDAGKSDLWLLPTAGGEARQLTTHEASDSSPVWSPDGKWIAFESKREGDEDGQLYVIPVSGGEARRLTSVPTGAESVKWFPDSQRLAFVSWVWTDLATWEDQGKRLKERKESKVSAKVWDKAPISYWDHYLDDREPHVFSIALAGGEPQKITLGTGHSLTRSEPGTGSYDIAPDGTEVAFASDIDKSGVDGNLDIFVVPATGGTARDLTLDNPGDDDGPLYSPDGRALAFGRQTIKGFYGDRVRLVLHDRASGTNRVATDAWDRSVGGLVWAPDSRSLYGAIDDAGTSRVYRIALPWGAPTAVTRERSFSSLALSADGKTMVALRSSFVEPPTLVRVDLASGAATALSTFNDAILANVDWGTYESVTYAGANGEPVQMWVNYPPGFDRTKKYPFYLLLHGGPHNGVTDAWQPRWNAQIFAGWGYVVAWHNFHGSSGFGQAFTDSINPLQSELPYQDTILAARWFAAKPWIDAKRMAAGGGSFGGYLATVLLGREHPFKTLIAHAAVYDWYTQIGADYGAGKSRHGEFWQKPEIFKTSSPHYRAGNFNTPTLVIHGQLDLRVPVNHGVELFNTLQNRGVKSRLVYYPDENHWILKPNNSLFWYATCRSWLQELLGSGS, from the coding sequence ATGAACGTGACCGCCACCCCGTGGCGTGCCTCGCGTGCCCTCGCGTTGGCCGCCCTGTTCGTCCTGACCTCGCCGCTCGGCGCGGCGACGCCGGGAGACCCGACACCCGCGACCGCGACGCGCGGTCCGATGACCGCCGAGACCCTCTGGAAGCTGGCGCGGATCGGTCCCCCGGCGATCTCGCCCGACGGCGCCTGGGCGGTCGTCGGGGTGACGCGCATCGACCTCGCCAAGGACGCCGGGAAGTCCGACCTCTGGCTCCTGCCGACCGCCGGCGGCGAGGCGCGGCAGTTGACCACCCACGAGGCGAGCGACTCGAGCCCGGTCTGGAGCCCCGACGGCAAGTGGATCGCCTTCGAGTCGAAGCGCGAGGGCGACGAGGACGGACAGCTCTATGTCATCCCGGTCAGCGGTGGCGAAGCACGCCGCCTCACCTCGGTGCCGACCGGCGCCGAGAGCGTCAAGTGGTTCCCCGACTCGCAGCGCCTCGCCTTCGTCTCCTGGGTGTGGACCGACCTCGCGACCTGGGAGGATCAGGGCAAGCGGTTGAAGGAGCGCAAGGAGTCGAAGGTCAGCGCCAAGGTCTGGGACAAGGCGCCGATCTCCTACTGGGACCACTACCTCGACGATCGCGAGCCCCACGTCTTCTCGATCGCGCTCGCCGGTGGCGAGCCGCAGAAGATCACCCTCGGCACCGGCCATTCGCTGACCCGCTCGGAGCCCGGCACCGGCTCCTACGACATCGCGCCGGACGGCACCGAGGTGGCGTTCGCCTCCGACATCGACAAGAGCGGCGTCGACGGCAACCTCGACATCTTCGTCGTGCCGGCCACGGGCGGCACGGCGCGCGATCTGACGCTCGACAACCCGGGAGACGACGACGGTCCGCTCTACTCGCCCGACGGTCGCGCGCTCGCCTTCGGACGGCAGACGATCAAGGGCTTCTACGGCGATCGCGTCCGCCTGGTGCTGCACGACCGGGCGAGCGGCACCAACCGGGTCGCCACCGACGCCTGGGACCGTTCGGTCGGCGGCCTCGTCTGGGCTCCCGACTCGCGCTCCCTCTACGGCGCCATCGACGACGCCGGCACCAGCCGCGTCTACCGGATTGCCCTCCCCTGGGGCGCGCCGACGGCGGTCACGCGCGAACGCAGCTTCTCGTCCCTGGCGCTCTCGGCCGACGGCAAGACGATGGTCGCCCTGCGCTCGAGCTTCGTCGAGCCGCCCACGCTCGTCCGCGTCGACCTCGCCAGCGGCGCGGCGACGGCACTCTCGACCTTCAACGACGCGATCCTCGCCAACGTCGACTGGGGCACCTACGAGAGCGTCACCTACGCCGGCGCCAACGGCGAGCCGGTGCAGATGTGGGTCAACTACCCGCCGGGCTTCGACCGCACGAAGAAGTACCCGTTCTACCTGCTCCTGCACGGCGGCCCGCACAACGGCGTCACCGACGCCTGGCAACCGCGCTGGAACGCACAGATCTTCGCCGGCTGGGGCTACGTCGTCGCCTGGCACAACTTCCACGGCTCGAGCGGCTTCGGGCAGGCGTTCACCGACTCGATCAACCCGTTGCAGTCGGAGCTGCCCTACCAGGACACGATCCTCGCGGCGCGCTGGTTCGCCGCCAAGCCCTGGATCGACGCCAAGCGGATGGCTGCGGGCGGAGGCAGCTTCGGCGGCTATCTCGCGACCGTCCTGCTCGGGCGCGAGCATCCGTTCAAGACGCTCATCGCCCACGCAGCGGTCTACGACTGGTACACGCAGATCGGTGCCGACTACGGCGCGGGCAAGAGCCGCCACGGCGAGTTCTGGCAGAAGCCGGAGATCTTCAAGACCTCGTCGCCGCACTACCGCGCCGGCAACTTCAACACGCCGACGCTGGTCATCCACGGTCAACTCGACCTGCGCGTGCCGGTCAACCACGGCGTCGAGCTGTTCAACACCCTGCAGAACCGCGGCGTGAAGAGCCGGCTCGTCTACTACCCGGACGAGAACCACTGGATCCTCAAGCCGAACAACTCGCTCTTCTGGTACGCGACCTGCCGCTCCTGGCTCCAGGAGCTCCTCGGCAGCGGATCGTGA
- a CDS encoding tetratricopeptide repeat protein, giving the protein MTSRRSSAALRLGLALALAGVASLAFAADAAPPGKVPITTASPDARAAYLQGRDLAERLRVQEARPFFEKAVAADPQFALAWLGLANTQPSPKAFFEKIARAVALADQVSDGERLVIRGADAGGRGDVAAQLKLYEELVQKFPGDERALLLLANTHFGTQRYGEAIALYERAAKIAPGFSQIYNQLGYSYRFLGEMAKAEAAFKKYTEVLPDDPNPYDSYAELLLKLGRFDESIALYRKALAVRPDFVNSQFGIATCLDLQGKGSEARRELDAMLAAARDDGQRRAGLFAKTVSYAFEGNFAAAQGEMNKQLVLAEKIHDALGMAGDYVPMGDLALAAGDAAAAAGFYRKAVDTVEASPNVAPANKENQRRFAIYTRAKVALAQGDLAAAKQESAALSAAVAASGNPFQVRLGHEIAGRIALAEKKWAAAITELEAANQLNPLNRYHLSQAYAGQGDAAKAKALAESARHDNTLVNLNLALVRWEMKGS; this is encoded by the coding sequence ATGACCTCACGCCGCTCGTCCGCTGCCCTCCGCCTTGGACTCGCTCTCGCTCTCGCCGGCGTCGCGTCGCTCGCCTTCGCGGCGGATGCGGCGCCTCCCGGCAAGGTCCCGATCACCACCGCCTCCCCCGACGCACGCGCCGCCTATCTCCAGGGGCGCGATCTCGCCGAGCGGCTCCGCGTCCAGGAGGCGCGGCCGTTCTTCGAGAAGGCGGTCGCTGCCGATCCGCAGTTCGCGCTCGCCTGGCTCGGCCTCGCCAACACGCAGCCGAGCCCGAAGGCGTTCTTCGAGAAGATCGCCCGGGCGGTCGCGCTCGCCGACCAGGTCTCCGACGGCGAACGGCTCGTGATCCGCGGCGCCGACGCCGGCGGCCGCGGCGACGTTGCCGCGCAGCTCAAGCTCTACGAGGAGCTGGTGCAGAAGTTCCCCGGCGACGAGCGGGCGCTGCTGCTGCTCGCCAACACGCACTTCGGCACGCAGCGTTACGGCGAGGCGATCGCACTCTACGAGCGGGCCGCGAAGATCGCTCCCGGCTTCTCGCAGATCTACAACCAGCTCGGCTACAGCTATCGCTTCCTCGGCGAGATGGCGAAGGCGGAGGCGGCGTTCAAGAAGTACACGGAGGTCCTCCCGGACGACCCGAACCCGTACGACTCCTACGCCGAGCTGCTCCTCAAGCTCGGCCGCTTCGACGAGTCGATCGCCCTCTACCGCAAGGCGCTCGCCGTGCGGCCCGACTTCGTCAACTCGCAGTTCGGCATCGCCACCTGTCTCGATCTCCAGGGGAAGGGGAGCGAAGCACGCCGCGAGCTCGACGCGATGCTCGCCGCGGCACGCGACGACGGACAGCGCCGCGCCGGCCTCTTCGCCAAGACGGTCTCCTACGCTTTCGAGGGGAACTTCGCCGCCGCGCAGGGCGAGATGAACAAGCAGCTCGTCCTCGCCGAGAAGATCCACGACGCCCTCGGCATGGCCGGCGACTACGTGCCGATGGGTGACCTGGCTCTCGCCGCGGGCGACGCCGCGGCTGCCGCCGGGTTCTACAGGAAGGCGGTCGACACGGTGGAGGCCTCGCCGAACGTCGCGCCGGCCAACAAGGAGAACCAGCGGCGCTTCGCGATCTACACCCGGGCGAAGGTGGCGCTCGCCCAGGGCGACCTCGCCGCGGCGAAGCAGGAGTCGGCGGCGCTTAGCGCAGCGGTCGCTGCCTCCGGCAATCCGTTCCAGGTGCGACTGGGCCACGAGATCGCCGGTCGCATCGCGCTCGCCGAGAAGAAATGGGCCGCGGCGATCACCGAGCTCGAGGCGGCAAACCAGCTCAATCCGCTGAACCGCTACCACCTGTCGCAGGCCTATGCCGGACAGGGCGACGCCGCCAAGGCCAAGGCGCTCGCCGAGAGCGCGCGCCACGACAACACCCTCGTCAACCTGAATCTCGCCCTGGTGCGCTGGGAGATGAAGGGGAGCTGA
- a CDS encoding proprotein convertase P-domain-containing protein produces MDRRTMWDRLAAAVGLAILISAGAQATTKGGEQESVAPAYVRAEVDRGAGSAPQAAYTYHNNTPIAVPDNSCTTGNTVATITVPDSFYVSDLNVGLCITHTYRGDLRLQLRGPDGTTVTQVLWGQGSSADNVSVLFDDSATGVIDGTTAHNVAGCSTSPPTYAYTFQPIQALSAFQGKAAAGTWTLEFCDSATGDTGTINQWSLYFQSIDGVGLFPPSQNAASCPGEPVTYDLDLFNATAAPLTADLAYSSTFPASGPATVGPVAAGNSAPFSVEVTPLSAAQFPATDTLTVDATSGALTSSATAATTVDLFDAFADVASLTTGRGVRYHSLVYDNGKLYKIGGEDPTVRAYLDIYDIAGGSWTAGADMPAVRTGTRAVAIGGKIYVAGGGSTTTTGSNTLYIYDPLLNSWSTGATLPAARMLYAGVTVGGKYYVIGGGTSSTTYLSTIYAYDPIANTWDTTLPNMSSARLGAMAGVIGGKIYVVGGRSASSTFVSTMEIFDPALGTWSTGTSLPAALGVTGWVQAAEGVINDRYLILAGGYLATLTASNYYLVFDQVTNAWYLPGSLNHQVYGSAGVGVGGTFWFVSGRMYENAAFSYSLYATHSVPCAVPPSAGGNAYTTPFGVTLNVAAPGVLVNDSDPGALPLTAQQLSSPLHGTLTLAADGSFTYVPNVGYWGPDAFTYRATNGARVSDPATVTLGVDAPLPALVGGTKTAAGTFAVNSTVTYTVVLSNTGTGPQQDNAGDEFVDVLPATLALVSATATSGTAVATLGTNTVTWNGAIPAGGNVTITITATVNPGTIGQSISNQGTIHYDGDGNGSNEATAATDDPTVGGATDPTVIVVTGSVLEIPTLSGLGIAALALVLAGLAIVLLRRRTV; encoded by the coding sequence ATGGACAGAAGAACGATGTGGGATCGGCTTGCCGCAGCCGTCGGCCTGGCCATCCTGATCTCTGCAGGTGCCCAGGCGACGACCAAGGGAGGGGAGCAGGAGTCGGTAGCCCCTGCCTACGTTCGCGCCGAGGTCGATCGCGGCGCGGGCAGTGCGCCGCAAGCTGCCTACACCTACCACAACAACACCCCGATCGCCGTACCGGACAATTCCTGCACCACCGGAAACACGGTGGCAACCATCACGGTTCCCGACTCGTTCTACGTGTCGGACCTCAACGTCGGCCTCTGCATCACGCACACCTACCGCGGCGATTTGCGGCTCCAACTGCGCGGCCCCGATGGCACCACGGTCACCCAGGTCCTGTGGGGCCAAGGGAGCTCGGCCGACAACGTGAGCGTCCTCTTCGACGACTCCGCCACCGGCGTCATCGACGGCACCACCGCTCACAACGTCGCCGGCTGCAGCACCAGCCCGCCGACCTACGCCTACACCTTCCAGCCGATCCAGGCCCTCTCGGCATTCCAAGGGAAGGCGGCGGCCGGCACCTGGACGCTCGAGTTCTGCGACAGTGCCACCGGCGACACCGGGACGATCAACCAGTGGTCGCTCTACTTCCAGTCGATCGACGGCGTCGGTCTCTTCCCACCCTCCCAGAACGCGGCAAGCTGTCCCGGCGAGCCGGTGACCTACGATCTCGATCTGTTCAATGCGACCGCCGCGCCGCTCACCGCGGATCTGGCCTACTCTTCGACCTTCCCGGCGAGCGGGCCGGCCACCGTGGGACCTGTCGCTGCGGGCAACTCCGCGCCCTTCTCGGTCGAAGTGACACCCCTCAGCGCAGCCCAATTCCCCGCGACCGACACCTTGACGGTCGACGCCACCTCCGGGGCGCTGACCTCGAGCGCCACCGCCGCCACCACCGTCGACCTGTTCGACGCCTTCGCCGATGTCGCCTCGCTCACCACGGGTCGCGGCGTGCGCTACCACTCGCTCGTCTACGACAACGGCAAGCTCTACAAGATCGGTGGCGAGGACCCGACGGTTCGCGCCTACCTCGACATCTACGACATCGCCGGCGGTAGCTGGACGGCGGGGGCGGACATGCCCGCTGTCCGCACCGGTACCCGCGCCGTGGCGATCGGCGGGAAGATCTACGTCGCCGGTGGCGGGTCGACGACGACGACCGGCTCGAACACGCTCTACATCTACGATCCGCTGCTGAACTCCTGGTCGACCGGAGCGACGCTGCCGGCCGCCCGCATGCTTTACGCCGGCGTCACCGTGGGCGGGAAGTACTACGTCATCGGCGGCGGAACGTCGAGCACGACCTACCTCAGCACCATCTACGCCTACGACCCGATCGCCAACACCTGGGACACGACGCTCCCCAACATGAGCTCGGCTCGTCTGGGCGCCATGGCCGGAGTCATCGGCGGCAAGATCTACGTCGTCGGCGGGCGCAGCGCCTCCTCGACGTTCGTGAGCACGATGGAGATCTTCGACCCGGCGCTCGGCACCTGGTCGACGGGCACGAGCCTCCCGGCCGCGCTCGGGGTGACCGGCTGGGTACAAGCGGCCGAAGGCGTCATCAACGACCGCTACCTGATTCTCGCCGGTGGCTACCTCGCGACGCTGACGGCCTCGAACTACTACCTGGTGTTCGACCAGGTGACGAATGCCTGGTACCTTCCGGGCTCCCTGAATCACCAGGTCTACGGCTCGGCCGGTGTGGGCGTGGGCGGTACCTTCTGGTTCGTCTCAGGCCGCATGTACGAGAACGCCGCCTTCAGCTACAGCCTCTATGCGACGCACAGCGTACCGTGCGCCGTTCCTCCATCGGCAGGCGGCAACGCGTACACCACGCCCTTCGGCGTCACGCTGAACGTCGCCGCCCCCGGTGTTCTCGTCAACGACTCCGATCCGGGAGCTCTTCCGCTCACCGCGCAACAGCTCTCGAGCCCGCTGCATGGCACGTTGACGCTGGCCGCGGACGGCTCCTTCACCTACGTTCCGAACGTCGGTTACTGGGGCCCGGACGCCTTCACCTATCGGGCCACCAACGGCGCGCGTGTCAGCGACCCGGCGACGGTGACTCTCGGAGTGGATGCTCCGCTGCCGGCGCTCGTCGGCGGCACGAAGACCGCAGCCGGTACCTTCGCGGTCAACAGCACGGTGACCTACACCGTCGTACTGAGCAACACCGGCACCGGACCGCAGCAGGACAACGCCGGCGACGAATTCGTCGACGTCCTCCCGGCGACCCTCGCGCTCGTCTCGGCGACGGCGACGAGCGGGACCGCGGTGGCGACGCTCGGCACGAACACGGTCACCTGGAACGGGGCGATTCCCGCCGGCGGCAACGTGACGATCACCATCACCGCCACCGTCAACCCTGGAACGATCGGCCAGTCGATCAGCAACCAGGGAACGATCCACTACGACGGTGACGGGAACGGCAGCAACGAGGCGACGGCTGCCACCGACGACCCGACGGTCGGCGGGGCCACCGACCCGACGGTGATCGTCGTCACCGGTAGCGTGCTCGAGATTCCGACGCTGTCCGGCCTCGGGATCGCCGCGCTCGCACTCGTCCTCGCAGGCCTGGCGATCGTGCTCCTGCGCCGGCGCACCGTGTAG
- a CDS encoding YaiI/YqxD family protein — protein MPRILVDADACPVKEEVYRVARRLAVPVVVVANSRQRVPLEVGIELVVVASGQLDDVDDWIAERAAPGDVVVTADIRLAARCLAAGARALAPDGHPFTEEGIGSALATRELLADLRELGHLGGGPGPFSRQDRSRFLHALDEALRRTGRQT, from the coding sequence ATGCCGCGGATCCTGGTCGATGCCGATGCCTGCCCGGTGAAGGAGGAGGTCTACCGCGTGGCGCGGCGGCTCGCCGTGCCGGTCGTGGTGGTGGCCAATTCCCGTCAGCGTGTGCCGCTCGAGGTGGGCATCGAGCTCGTCGTCGTGGCGAGCGGCCAGCTCGACGACGTCGACGACTGGATCGCCGAGCGCGCCGCCCCCGGCGACGTCGTCGTCACCGCCGACATCCGGCTCGCTGCCCGCTGCCTCGCCGCCGGTGCACGAGCGCTCGCTCCCGACGGCCACCCGTTCACCGAGGAGGGGATCGGCTCCGCACTCGCCACCCGCGAGCTGCTCGCCGACCTGCGGGAGCTCGGCCATCTCGGTGGCGGACCCGGGCCCTTCTCGCGCCAGGACCGCTCGCGCTTCCTGCACGCCCTCGACGAGGCGCTGCGCCGGACGGGGCGGCAGACCTAG